From the Candidatus Methylomirabilota bacterium genome, the window TCCGGCCTCGGGACCTTCGGCCTCATCCTGCGAAGCCGCCCGACGAACCGGGTCAAGGTCCTCGGCTGGCGGAGCGGCGCGATCCAGAACGCGGCCTACTTCCGCGGCATCTCCTATCGCGTCCTCGAGGCGTACGCCGATCGGATCACCGATCCGATCCGGCGCTACTTCGAGGAGATCGGGATCGCGGCACCCCAGGAACACCCCGCGTGGGCGCCGAAGCCACCCACGGGCTCGAACCTCCGGTACGCCTAGCGCCCTGACGCCGCGCGCGCGGCCGCGTCAGGACTCGAGCCGCGCGATCGCCGCCGGCAGCTCCGCGAGGCGCGCGATCGTCGCGTCGGGGAGCGGCGCGCCGAGCGACTCCCGCCCGAGACTCGTCACCTGGATCGCGCGCATGCCGGCTCCGCGCGCCCCCTGCACGTCGAGGATCTCGTCGTCACCCACATGCACGGCGGTGGCGGGCTCGCCGCCGACGGCCCGGAGGGTGAGCGCGAAGATTTCCGGGTCGGGCTTGCGCACCCCCACCTCGTCGGAGAACGTCGTGTGCCTGAAGCACTCGAGAAGCCGGTAGCGCTCGAGGACCTTGCGCAGCGTCGCCCCGGGCGTGCGCATGATGTTCGACACGAGCGCGAGCGTGTACCCCCGCGCGGCGAGCGTCTCGAGCGCCGGGCGCGCCCCCTCGTCGACCGTCGGCGGCACGAGCAGCGCGGGCCGCGAGTAGGCGTCCACCAGCAGCCGCAGGACCTGCGGGGGGACGCGTCCCGGAAGCCCGGGGTCGAGCGCCGCCAGGATCACGCGGACGTGCTCCTCGACCGGCACGTCGCGGTGCCGGCTCCACAGGCGCGAGAGGAACGCGGCCGACGCGTCGTAGGCGCGATCGAGGGCGGCCGCCGACACGCGGACGTCGGTGGCGGTCAGGATGGTCCCGAAGTCGGCCATCCGGCGCCGCTTGTAGCGGTTGTCGCTCCCGGGCCCGTCGAGGAGGACCGTGCCCCAG encodes:
- a CDS encoding HAD family hydrolase, translating into MRDRRVRRRLRDRRAARGDARLPREARAGLEEPVLKIRTITLDFWGTVLLDGPGSDNRYKRRRMADFGTILTATDVRVSAAALDRAYDASAAFLSRLWSRHRDVPVEEHVRVILAALDPGLPGRVPPQVLRLLVDAYSRPALLVPPTVDEGARPALETLAARGYTLALVSNIMRTPGATLRKVLERYRLLECFRHTTFSDEVGVRKPDPEIFALTLRAVGGEPATAVHVGDDEILDVQGARGAGMRAIQVTSLGRESLGAPLPDATIARLAELPAAIARLES